From the Phycisphaeraceae bacterium genome, one window contains:
- a CDS encoding HEAT repeat domain-containing protein, which produces MSRSYTPNKTLVAAALALAMLPATLFAQDRIPTEIIQATTITQQTEQQLRSITRQTVLVLVEPDADLRKRTRRNLTSPLTRSDATDAFRNAYSLVLVDELRPLLSDASFETRLNAAIILSYLHAPQALDLAGQALDDENPAVRYWAARCFEDITPRVQLTNQQLLGNADLLAGQLATETSDITAIRLVEALDAFSNPDAYQRLIDALFTRTVTDRDSLAPEERALTATFQWLIRARSEGVNIEPILANLSALVIVNAQVATERLQQDPEAPNAAELIRVSDQVLDLARETFFPNTPAPGGSLSRYIPRAEWTQVLQALQSWKTLLADPTVNLSQQARDALNNR; this is translated from the coding sequence ATGAGTCGTTCCTACACACCCAACAAAACCCTTGTTGCCGCAGCATTGGCTCTCGCCATGCTGCCAGCAACCCTCTTCGCGCAGGACCGTATCCCCACTGAGATCATCCAGGCGACCACGATCACCCAGCAAACCGAACAGCAACTCCGCTCGATCACCCGACAAACTGTCCTCGTCCTGGTCGAGCCGGATGCCGATCTTCGCAAACGAACCCGTCGCAACCTGACATCCCCCCTCACACGATCCGATGCCACCGACGCCTTCCGCAACGCCTACTCCCTCGTACTCGTCGATGAACTCCGCCCCCTCCTGAGCGACGCCAGCTTCGAGACACGCCTCAACGCCGCCATCATCCTCTCTTATCTCCACGCCCCTCAAGCCCTCGACCTCGCAGGACAGGCACTCGATGATGAGAACCCTGCCGTCCGCTATTGGGCCGCCCGCTGCTTCGAGGACATCACACCCCGCGTTCAACTCACCAACCAGCAACTCCTGGGCAACGCCGACCTTCTCGCCGGACAACTCGCTACCGAGACTTCCGACATCACCGCCATCCGCCTCGTCGAGGCCCTCGACGCCTTCTCGAATCCCGACGCCTACCAACGCCTGATCGACGCCCTCTTCACGAGAACCGTGACCGACCGCGACAGCCTTGCCCCCGAGGAACGTGCCCTCACCGCCACCTTCCAGTGGCTCATCCGAGCACGATCCGAAGGCGTCAACATCGAGCCGATCCTCGCAAACCTCTCAGCACTCGTCATTGTCAATGCGCAAGTCGCTACGGAACGTCTCCAGCAAGACCCCGAAGCGCCAAACGCCGCAGAACTTATCCGCGTCTCCGATCAGGTCCTCGACCTCGCCCGCGAGACATTTTTCCCGAACACGCCCGCCCCGGGCGGGTCGCTCTCGCGCTATATTCCTCGCGCTGAGTGGACCCAGGTCCTACAGGCTCTCCAATCCTGGAAGACCCTCCTGGCCGACCCAACGGTCAACCTAAGCCAGCAAGCCCGCGACGCGCTCAACAACCGATAG
- the rnr gene encoding ribonuclease R: MSERIKAAIVRHLSDRRYQPASSSQLAKQLNIDPEDREDFEHAITQLLKDKHVVLGSADTLAMPPPGREITGRFSLHPRGFGFITPDDDRMHTDLFVPAQDTGGALSGDTVRARVLRDRRPSTPGTTSYTGRIVEVVKRSDKVFTGTVVQQGRLSIVKPDGKALSTDVVLRDAQAAGANPGDKIAFEIITYPENPNDLPEGVVTKVLGEAGIPEVETLATIQGFGLPGEFPEAVLEDARKAVKKLDAEQKNPDRLDLTNTLICTIDPPDARDFDDAISVTEVNDGSRAVVELAVHIADVALYIEPGSEIDKEAYARGNSVYLPRHVIPMLPEVLSNGVCSLQEDVPRCCLSCFIRYDKDANVVATRFAKTRIHSAKRFTYLEAQAIIDGDIREATKHCKTEPKYPRPLIKMLKAMDDLAKRIRQRRLRNGMIVLGLPEVELVYDDAGHVVDAQPEDNAFTHTLIEMFMVEANEAAASLFDRLDLPMIRRIHPDPPAHDMSDLRRFARVAGYNIPAHPTRQELQSLLDSARGKPAQTAVHLAVLKTLSKAEYSPAVVGHFALASEHYSHFTSPIRRYPDLILHRALSEYIAAEKANGGQPLKRKSKPTKVLAEKIPTEDKLTELGSHCSSTERNAEAAERQLRNFLILQLLTHHLGDDFPGTVTGVTNRGVFVQIDRFLVDGFVEASELPGPTSERWSLNRQTGALVAQRSGKTITIGDRFTVRIASVDLPKRQLELAVVSTGKNYDKATDQKTKSRNPKSGKSTKPRQQASGTKKTNAKTLKFKQTRKKKSKRKPRGQ, encoded by the coding sequence ATGTCCGAGCGGATCAAGGCCGCGATCGTCCGACACCTCAGCGACCGTCGCTATCAACCAGCCTCTTCTTCACAACTCGCCAAGCAACTCAACATCGACCCCGAAGACCGCGAGGACTTCGAACACGCGATCACCCAGTTGCTCAAAGATAAACACGTCGTCCTCGGCTCCGCCGACACCCTCGCCATGCCGCCCCCAGGCCGCGAGATCACCGGACGATTCTCACTCCACCCCCGTGGATTCGGCTTCATCACCCCCGACGATGACCGGATGCACACCGACCTCTTCGTCCCCGCTCAGGACACTGGCGGGGCACTCTCCGGCGACACCGTCCGCGCCCGCGTCCTCCGCGATCGTCGACCCTCCACACCCGGCACCACCTCCTACACCGGCAGAATCGTCGAAGTCGTCAAACGCTCCGACAAGGTCTTCACAGGCACCGTTGTCCAACAGGGCAGACTCTCCATCGTCAAACCCGATGGCAAAGCCCTCAGTACCGACGTCGTCCTCCGAGACGCCCAGGCCGCAGGTGCCAACCCCGGCGACAAAATCGCCTTCGAAATCATCACCTACCCCGAGAATCCCAACGACCTGCCCGAAGGCGTCGTCACCAAAGTCCTAGGCGAAGCCGGCATCCCCGAAGTCGAAACCCTCGCCACCATCCAGGGATTCGGGCTCCCAGGCGAGTTCCCCGAAGCCGTCCTCGAAGACGCCCGCAAAGCCGTCAAGAAACTCGACGCCGAACAGAAAAACCCAGACCGACTCGACCTCACCAACACCCTGATCTGCACCATCGACCCCCCCGACGCCCGCGACTTCGATGACGCCATCTCCGTGACCGAAGTCAACGACGGATCCCGCGCCGTGGTCGAACTCGCCGTTCACATCGCCGACGTTGCCCTCTACATCGAACCCGGCTCCGAGATCGACAAGGAAGCCTACGCCCGCGGCAACTCCGTCTACCTCCCACGCCACGTCATCCCCATGCTTCCCGAGGTCCTGAGCAACGGCGTCTGCTCCCTCCAGGAAGACGTTCCCCGCTGCTGCCTCTCCTGCTTCATCCGCTACGATAAAGACGCCAACGTCGTCGCCACACGCTTCGCCAAAACCCGCATCCATTCCGCCAAACGCTTCACCTATCTCGAAGCTCAGGCCATCATCGATGGCGATATCCGCGAAGCCACCAAACACTGTAAAACCGAACCCAAGTACCCACGACCCCTCATCAAGATGCTCAAGGCCATGGACGACCTGGCCAAACGCATCCGCCAGCGGCGCCTCCGCAACGGTATGATCGTCCTCGGCCTCCCCGAAGTCGAACTCGTCTACGACGACGCAGGGCACGTTGTAGATGCCCAGCCCGAAGACAACGCCTTCACCCACACCCTCATCGAGATGTTCATGGTCGAAGCCAATGAGGCCGCCGCCTCCCTCTTCGACCGACTCGACCTCCCGATGATCCGCCGCATCCACCCCGATCCACCCGCCCACGACATGTCCGACCTCCGCCGCTTCGCCCGCGTCGCCGGCTACAACATCCCCGCCCACCCGACTCGCCAGGAACTCCAGTCCCTCCTCGACTCGGCCCGCGGCAAACCCGCCCAGACCGCCGTCCACCTCGCCGTCCTCAAAACCCTCTCCAAAGCCGAATACAGCCCTGCCGTCGTCGGCCACTTCGCTCTCGCCTCCGAACACTACAGCCACTTCACCTCACCCATCCGACGCTACCCCGACCTCATCCTCCACCGCGCCCTCTCCGAGTACATCGCAGCAGAGAAAGCCAATGGCGGACAACCGCTCAAGCGCAAATCCAAACCCACCAAAGTCCTCGCCGAAAAAATCCCCACCGAAGACAAACTCACCGAACTCGGCAGCCACTGCTCCTCCACCGAACGCAACGCCGAGGCCGCCGAACGACAGCTCCGCAACTTCCTCATCCTCCAACTCCTCACCCACCACCTCGGCGACGACTTCCCCGGCACCGTCACAGGCGTCACCAACCGCGGCGTCTTCGTCCAGATCGACCGCTTCCTCGTCGATGGCTTCGTCGAAGCCTCCGAACTCCCCGGTCCCACCTCAGAACGCTGGTCCCTCAACCGCCAGACCGGCGCTCTCGTCGCCCAACGCTCTGGTAAAACCATCACCATCGGCGACCGCTTCACCGTCCGCATCGCCTCCGTCGACCTCCCCAAACGCCAACTCGAACTCGCCGTCGTCTCCACCGGCAAAAACTACGACAAAGCCACCGACCAGAAAACCAAATCCCGCAACCCCAAATCCGGCAAATCCACCAAACCCCGCCAGCAAGCCTCCGGCACCAAAAAAACCAACGCCAAAACCCTCAAGTTCAAACAGACCCGAAAGAAAAAGAGCAAACGCAAGCCACGAGGCCAGTAG
- the lgt gene encoding prolipoprotein diacylglyceryl transferase: MLHTLDPIAFTIPGIGLPIRWYGLAYLAGFLIAYALIRRALTVGRTPLKPDLAADLIIHIALGLIIGGRLGYVLFYQPSLLIDFDSQPPFWGPLAINRGGMASHGGMLGAILAAWLFARRHNTPILHLLDLVAFAGPPGVLLGRLANYVNGELYGRECAPNFIFATRFPQELLDWAVDPELYATKLAPLMAKAPDLGETPLNWAYHAMNRIQQHDPDIIALIEPALTPRHPSQLYAAALEGLLLFLILAAAWTKPRKPGLIAGLFCCTYAIVRIIGEFFRMPDTQLLNSEFAATGITRGQWLSALLFLLGLFVIHMARKSRQEPLGSWIPSAREPGRANPSSAE; encoded by the coding sequence ATGCTCCACACCCTCGACCCCATCGCCTTCACCATCCCCGGCATCGGCCTCCCCATCCGCTGGTACGGCCTCGCCTACCTCGCCGGCTTCCTCATCGCCTACGCCCTCATCCGTCGCGCCCTCACCGTCGGCCGCACACCCCTCAAGCCCGACCTCGCCGCCGACCTCATTATCCACATCGCACTCGGCCTCATCATCGGCGGACGACTCGGCTACGTCCTCTTCTACCAGCCCTCACTCCTCATCGACTTCGATTCCCAACCCCCCTTCTGGGGGCCACTCGCCATCAACCGAGGCGGAATGGCCTCCCATGGCGGCATGCTCGGAGCCATCCTCGCCGCATGGCTCTTCGCCCGACGACACAACACCCCAATCCTCCACCTCCTCGACCTCGTCGCCTTCGCCGGACCCCCAGGCGTCCTCCTCGGACGACTCGCCAACTACGTCAACGGCGAACTCTACGGCCGCGAGTGCGCACCCAACTTCATCTTCGCCACCCGCTTCCCCCAGGAACTCTTGGACTGGGCAGTCGATCCTGAACTCTACGCAACCAAACTCGCCCCACTCATGGCCAAAGCCCCCGACCTCGGCGAGACCCCGCTGAACTGGGCCTACCACGCCATGAATCGCATTCAGCAGCACGACCCCGACATCATCGCCCTCATCGAACCAGCCCTCACCCCGCGCCACCCCTCACAACTCTACGCCGCCGCCCTGGAAGGACTCCTGCTCTTCCTGATCCTCGCCGCCGCCTGGACGAAGCCCCGCAAGCCAGGACTCATCGCTGGACTCTTCTGCTGCACCTACGCCATCGTCCGCATCATCGGCGAGTTCTTCCGCATGCCCGACACCCAACTCCTTAACAGCGAGTTCGCCGCGACAGGCATCACTCGCGGCCAGTGGCTCTCCGCTCTACTCTTCCTGCTTGGCCTCTTTGTGATTCACATGGCACGAAAGAGCAGACAAGAACCCCTCGGCAGTTGGATCCCTTCCGCCCGCGAACCGGGCCGTGCCAACCCGAGTTCTGCTGAATAA
- a CDS encoding succinate CoA transferase, with protein sequence MSMGLNNGRSLAMVEGERCQRCQAITQVTAEEVAAMIPDGATVGFSGFTPAGAAKAVPRAIAARAEVLHAEGKPYGIRVLTGASTGVALDESLARADAIKWRAPYQSSSTLRKRINAQETRFVDMHLSHVPQMMEFGFFGELDFAIVEATDITHDGRVYLSTSGGASPSYLRHAKKVVVELNRHHSTRLAECHDVAILPPPPHRSPIAIHHPLSKMGTPFATVDPERIIGVVENDESDGVAPFSAPDVVSEKIAGHVIRFLLDEMRAGRIPADFLPLQSGVGNVANAVMAGLGASSDVPPFYMYSEVFQDALVDLMINGRLLGASCTSLTLSDEQMARIYGDMDFFAPKIVIRPQELSNNPGVIRRMGVIAINTAIEVDIYGHANSTHICGTNLMNGIGGSGDFMRNAYLSIFVAPSVAKGGAISTVVPMVSHCDHSEHDVQIVVTDQGLADLRGLGPVERAEALINHCAHPDYQDYLRKYVAESPGGHLRHDLAKCFEMHRAFIETGSMKIG encoded by the coding sequence ATGTCGATGGGATTGAACAACGGACGGAGCCTGGCGATGGTTGAAGGTGAGCGATGCCAGAGGTGTCAGGCGATCACGCAAGTCACGGCAGAGGAAGTGGCGGCGATGATCCCGGATGGCGCGACGGTCGGTTTTTCGGGTTTTACGCCAGCGGGTGCGGCGAAGGCGGTGCCAAGGGCGATCGCAGCGCGGGCCGAGGTGCTGCACGCTGAGGGCAAGCCGTATGGGATTCGCGTGCTGACCGGTGCTTCAACGGGGGTGGCGTTGGATGAGTCGCTGGCCAGGGCGGATGCGATCAAGTGGCGTGCGCCATATCAGTCGAGTTCGACTTTGCGCAAGCGGATCAATGCCCAGGAGACCCGGTTTGTGGACATGCATTTATCACATGTCCCTCAGATGATGGAGTTTGGTTTTTTCGGTGAGTTGGATTTTGCGATCGTCGAGGCGACAGACATCACGCATGACGGGCGGGTGTATCTGAGTACGTCGGGGGGTGCTTCGCCGAGTTATCTGCGGCATGCGAAGAAGGTGGTGGTGGAACTGAATCGGCATCACTCGACGCGTCTGGCTGAATGTCACGACGTGGCGATCCTGCCGCCCCCGCCGCACCGTAGTCCGATTGCGATCCATCATCCGTTGTCAAAGATGGGGACGCCTTTTGCGACGGTGGACCCTGAGCGGATCATTGGGGTGGTGGAGAACGACGAGTCGGATGGGGTGGCTCCGTTTTCGGCTCCTGATGTCGTGAGTGAGAAGATCGCGGGGCATGTGATTCGTTTTCTGCTGGATGAGATGAGGGCGGGGCGGATCCCAGCAGACTTTCTGCCGCTGCAGTCGGGTGTTGGGAATGTGGCGAATGCGGTGATGGCGGGGCTGGGCGCGTCGTCGGATGTCCCGCCTTTTTATATGTATTCGGAGGTTTTTCAGGACGCGTTAGTTGATCTGATGATCAATGGGCGACTGCTGGGGGCATCGTGCACGAGTCTGACGCTGAGTGATGAGCAGATGGCACGCATCTACGGCGACATGGATTTCTTTGCGCCCAAGATTGTGATCCGCCCGCAGGAGCTGTCGAATAACCCGGGGGTGATTCGACGGATGGGTGTGATCGCGATCAACACGGCGATCGAGGTGGATATTTATGGGCACGCGAACTCGACGCACATCTGTGGCACCAATCTGATGAACGGCATTGGTGGGTCGGGCGACTTCATGCGGAATGCGTATCTGTCGATCTTTGTTGCGCCGAGTGTGGCTAAAGGCGGGGCGATCTCGACGGTTGTGCCGATGGTTTCGCACTGCGATCACAGCGAGCACGATGTTCAGATTGTGGTGACGGACCAAGGGCTTGCGGACCTGCGCGGGCTGGGGCCGGTGGAGCGAGCGGAGGCGCTGATCAACCACTGCGCTCATCCTGATTACCAGGACTATCTGCGGAAGTATGTGGCTGAGTCGCCTGGCGGTCACCTGAGGCACGACCTTGCCAAGTGCTTTGAGATGCACAGGGCGTTTATCGAGACGGGCTCGATGAAGATTGGATGA
- a CDS encoding biotin--[acetyl-CoA-carboxylase] ligase, with product MLISWHESVGSTNDVASALASEGRCSPFVVAARQQTGGRGRGGRRWVSPIGGAWLSLAWLPPAGWGGWSLAPLAVGLAVNRVVSDLLAEPLRDRVEIKWPNDVLVGGRKVGGVLCERPWAGREGHDWLIAGVGVNVSLRSASLGEGLRVPAVSLAELLDDVPEVDDVVERVVYRMLSLLRLVGSEPGRASVLSEVRGVLAWRGERVRLVQGGKAVQGCVVGLDPDGGLVLRDDTGAERVVCAGDVERLSLESETLAV from the coding sequence GTGCTGATTTCGTGGCATGAATCCGTGGGTTCGACGAATGACGTGGCGTCGGCGCTGGCGTCGGAGGGTCGTTGCTCTCCTTTTGTTGTAGCGGCTCGGCAGCAGACGGGTGGTCGAGGTCGCGGGGGTCGTCGGTGGGTGTCGCCTATTGGTGGGGCGTGGTTGAGTCTGGCTTGGTTACCGCCTGCGGGCTGGGGTGGCTGGTCGTTGGCGCCGTTGGCGGTGGGGCTGGCGGTGAATCGCGTGGTGAGCGATTTACTCGCGGAGCCATTGCGGGACCGTGTTGAGATCAAATGGCCGAATGATGTGTTGGTTGGCGGGCGCAAAGTGGGTGGTGTGTTGTGTGAGCGGCCCTGGGCGGGTCGTGAGGGCCATGATTGGTTGATCGCGGGTGTGGGCGTGAATGTGAGTCTCCGATCGGCATCGCTTGGTGAGGGGCTGAGGGTGCCGGCGGTGTCGCTTGCTGAGCTTCTGGATGATGTTCCTGAGGTTGATGATGTGGTTGAGCGTGTTGTCTACAGGATGCTGAGTTTGCTGAGGCTGGTGGGGTCGGAGCCGGGGCGCGCCTCGGTGCTTAGCGAGGTGAGGGGTGTTCTGGCGTGGCGTGGTGAGCGGGTGCGACTGGTGCAGGGCGGGAAGGCGGTGCAGGGTTGTGTCGTGGGGCTGGACCCGGATGGTGGCCTGGTGCTGCGAGACGATACGGGGGCAGAGCGCGTGGTCTGCGCGGGGGACGTGGAGCGATTGAGTCTTGAGAGCGAGACGCTGGCCGTGTGA
- a CDS encoding sodium ion-translocating decarboxylase subunit beta: protein MEAVYSVFLDYLTDSGFGQFSWPNLVMIGVGCLFIWLAVRKGFEPLLLVPIGFGILIGNIPYDASSLSLSVYDGPVSEHDVHYYMVEYGEAEDGVIPLTFFEPLPEQERHRGDYLVEEGRAIMVNTHALFSAPGWYGAERGNAVVALGQGRSLLVAQEVKAPSGKYPQVWSPEKQDVFNASILWWLFAGVGLAGFYPPLIFLGIGALTDFGPMLANPKTLLLGAAAQFGIFAALLGAMALGFTDQEAASIGIIGGADGPTAIFTCSQLAPHLLGAVALAAYSYMAMVPIIQPPIMRLLTTKKERLIRMEQMKPVSKRVKIVFPIVGFLLTAFIAPGGLPLLGMLFFGNLLRESMVTDRLAKTAQGTFIDIVTILLGVTVGAKTSAANFLTQDTIMVFVLGIGAFAIATATGVLFAKLMNLLSKEPINPLIGAAGVSAVPMAARVVHRVGQEEDPQNFLLMHAMGPNVAGVIGSAVAAGVLLSQLG, encoded by the coding sequence GGAAGCTGTCTACAGCGTGTTTTTGGATTACCTCACTGATTCGGGTTTTGGTCAGTTCAGCTGGCCGAACCTGGTGATGATCGGTGTGGGGTGTTTGTTTATCTGGCTGGCGGTTCGGAAGGGGTTTGAGCCGCTGCTGCTGGTGCCGATTGGGTTTGGGATCCTGATCGGGAACATTCCTTATGACGCTTCATCGTTGTCGCTGAGTGTGTACGACGGGCCGGTAAGTGAGCATGACGTTCACTACTACATGGTTGAGTATGGGGAGGCGGAAGATGGTGTGATTCCGCTGACGTTTTTTGAGCCGCTGCCCGAGCAGGAGCGGCATCGTGGGGACTACCTGGTTGAAGAGGGTCGGGCGATCATGGTGAATACCCATGCGCTGTTTTCGGCGCCGGGGTGGTATGGCGCTGAGCGGGGGAATGCGGTGGTGGCGCTGGGTCAGGGACGATCGTTGCTGGTCGCCCAGGAAGTCAAGGCACCGAGCGGGAAGTATCCGCAGGTGTGGTCGCCAGAGAAGCAGGATGTGTTTAATGCATCGATCCTGTGGTGGCTGTTTGCGGGTGTGGGGTTGGCGGGGTTTTATCCGCCTCTGATTTTTCTGGGGATCGGGGCGCTGACGGATTTTGGCCCGATGCTGGCGAATCCGAAGACGTTGCTGCTGGGTGCGGCGGCGCAGTTCGGCATTTTTGCGGCGTTGCTTGGGGCGATGGCGCTGGGCTTTACCGACCAAGAGGCGGCGTCGATTGGGATCATAGGTGGGGCGGATGGTCCGACGGCGATCTTCACTTGTTCGCAGTTGGCTCCGCATCTGCTGGGGGCGGTGGCGTTGGCTGCTTATTCGTATATGGCGATGGTGCCGATCATTCAGCCGCCGATTATGAGGCTGTTGACGACGAAGAAGGAACGTCTGATCCGGATGGAGCAGATGAAGCCGGTGTCGAAGCGTGTGAAGATCGTTTTCCCGATCGTGGGTTTTCTTCTGACGGCGTTTATTGCTCCGGGCGGGCTGCCGCTTCTGGGTATGTTGTTCTTCGGAAACCTGTTGCGGGAGTCGATGGTCACGGACCGGCTGGCGAAGACGGCGCAGGGGACGTTTATTGACATCGTGACGATACTGCTGGGGGTTACGGTGGGAGCGAAGACGTCTGCGGCGAACTTCCTGACACAGGACACGATCATGGTGTTTGTGCTTGGCATTGGGGCGTTTGCGATCGCGACGGCAACGGGCGTGTTGTTTGCCAAGCTCATGAATCTGCTGAGCAAGGAGCCGATCAATCCGTTGATCGGGGCGGCGGGTGTGAGTGCGGTGCCGATGGCGGCGCGGGTGGTGCATCGGGTTGGACAGGAGGAGGACCCGCAGAACTTCTTGCTGATGCACGCGATGGGACCGAATGTGGCGGGTGTGATTGGTTCGGCGGTGGCGGCGGGGGTGTTACTCAGCCAGTTGGGTTGA